In the Arthrobacter zhaoxinii genome, one interval contains:
- a CDS encoding SDR family oxidoreductase: MTNGNKSDQYTFQNPVDRYPSIAPPIQDQPEPGLDKDMTPHVDHGEDTYRGTGRLEGRKALITGGDSGIGAAVAIAFAREGADVAISYLPEEEPDAQHIAEVVEKTGRKLVRLPGDLKDPEYCRQLVEDAVSALGGLDILVNNAGKQIAVENLEDLSDEQLDHTFKTNIYSFFRVTKAALKHLPAGSSIINTTSIQAYNPSADLLDYASTKAAINNFTKGLGQQLAPKGIRVNAVAPGPFWTPLQPSDGQQKEALTEFGQSTPLGRAGQPTELAPAYVFLASPESSYVVGETLNVNGGTPSP; encoded by the coding sequence ATGACCAACGGCAACAAGTCGGACCAGTACACCTTCCAGAACCCCGTGGACCGTTACCCGTCCATCGCCCCGCCCATTCAGGACCAGCCCGAGCCGGGACTGGACAAGGACATGACCCCGCACGTGGACCACGGCGAGGATACCTACCGCGGCACCGGCCGCCTGGAGGGCCGCAAGGCGCTCATCACCGGCGGCGACTCCGGCATTGGCGCGGCCGTGGCCATTGCCTTCGCCCGCGAGGGGGCCGACGTCGCCATCTCCTACCTTCCCGAGGAGGAGCCGGACGCCCAGCACATTGCCGAGGTGGTCGAGAAGACCGGCCGTAAGCTGGTGCGGCTTCCCGGTGATCTCAAGGATCCCGAGTACTGCCGCCAGCTGGTCGAGGATGCCGTGTCGGCCCTGGGCGGGCTGGACATCCTGGTCAACAATGCGGGTAAGCAGATTGCCGTGGAGAACCTCGAGGATCTCTCCGATGAGCAGCTGGACCACACGTTCAAGACCAATATCTACTCGTTCTTCCGGGTGACGAAGGCTGCGCTGAAGCACCTTCCGGCCGGATCGAGCATCATCAACACCACCTCGATCCAGGCGTACAACCCGTCCGCCGATCTGCTGGACTACGCCAGCACCAAGGCGGCCATCAACAACTTCACCAAGGGCCTGGGCCAGCAGCTGGCACCCAAGGGCATCCGGGTGAACGCCGTGGCGCCGGGTCCGTTCTGGACTCCGCTGCAGCCGTCCGACGGACAGCAGAAGGAAGCGCTGACGGAGTTCGGTCAGAGCACCCCGCTGGGCCGTGCGGGCCAGCCTACCGAACTGGCCCCGGCCTACGTCTTCCTGGCGTCCCCGGAATCCAGCTACGTGGTTGGCGAAACCCTGAACGTCAACGGCGGAACCCCGTCCCCGTAA
- a CDS encoding MFS transporter has translation MLAVQENPATTRAGTREWWGLVILMLPVLLVSIDNNVLSFAIPSLSQALAPTGVELLWIVDVYALVLAGLLVPMGSLGDRIGRLRLLMIGSVGFGVFSLVAAFAPSAALLIVARALMAVFGAMLMPATLSLIRNIFTDPSQRRFAIAIWAAGFSGGAALGPIVGGVLLEHFWWGSVFLLSIPVLLPLLIFAPILLPESKDPSPGAVDRFGVVLVMGAMLSVTYGIKEFAHDGAAAGLPFIAVGLVLGFFFVRRQLSREKPMLDVRLFRNPVFSGSIAANLLSLFAMVGFIFFLSQHLQLVVGQTPIEAGLTMLPGLVLTIITGLAVVPLVKRVRPAVVVAGGLLFNGAGYALVFAAGESVTVLQLVIAFLLLGVGVGAAETISNDLILASVPPSRAGSASAISETAYEIGSVLGTAVLGSILTATYRSGVSVPAGLDPEQAASAGETLGGAVEAARGLPAETGSALLHSAQAAFDSGVNITSLIGVVTMVLAAIGAAVLLRRVPAHR, from the coding sequence GTGCTGGCGGTCCAGGAAAATCCCGCAACTACGCGTGCAGGCACGCGCGAATGGTGGGGACTCGTCATCCTGATGCTGCCCGTGCTGCTCGTCTCCATCGATAACAACGTCCTCAGCTTTGCCATCCCGTCGCTGTCGCAGGCGCTGGCGCCCACCGGCGTCGAACTGCTGTGGATTGTGGATGTCTATGCCCTGGTCCTGGCCGGCCTGCTGGTGCCGATGGGCAGCCTTGGTGACCGGATCGGCCGACTGCGCCTGCTGATGATCGGCAGTGTGGGCTTCGGGGTCTTCTCCCTGGTGGCTGCGTTTGCGCCGTCGGCGGCGCTGTTGATCGTTGCCCGTGCCCTGATGGCTGTATTCGGTGCCATGCTGATGCCGGCCACACTGTCCCTGATCCGCAATATCTTCACCGATCCGTCCCAGCGCCGGTTTGCCATTGCCATCTGGGCGGCCGGTTTCTCCGGCGGTGCGGCCCTGGGCCCGATTGTGGGCGGCGTGCTGCTCGAGCACTTCTGGTGGGGATCGGTGTTCCTGCTGTCCATCCCGGTACTGCTGCCGCTGCTGATCTTCGCGCCCATCCTGCTGCCCGAGTCCAAGGACCCCAGCCCCGGCGCCGTCGACCGGTTCGGCGTCGTGCTGGTCATGGGTGCCATGCTCTCGGTTACCTACGGCATCAAGGAGTTCGCGCACGACGGCGCCGCTGCCGGCCTGCCGTTCATCGCCGTCGGCCTGGTGCTGGGCTTCTTCTTTGTCCGCCGCCAGCTTTCGCGTGAAAAGCCGATGCTTGATGTCCGGCTGTTCCGGAACCCGGTCTTCAGCGGCTCCATCGCCGCGAACCTGCTCAGCCTGTTCGCCATGGTGGGCTTCATCTTCTTCCTCTCCCAGCACCTGCAGCTTGTGGTTGGACAGACGCCCATCGAGGCCGGCCTAACCATGCTTCCCGGGCTGGTGCTCACCATCATCACCGGCCTGGCCGTGGTGCCCCTGGTGAAGCGGGTCCGCCCTGCGGTTGTGGTGGCCGGCGGGCTGCTCTTCAACGGAGCCGGCTATGCCCTGGTCTTTGCTGCGGGGGAGTCTGTGACCGTGCTCCAGCTGGTCATCGCGTTCCTGCTGCTCGGGGTCGGGGTGGGGGCTGCAGAAACCATCTCCAATGACCTGATCCTGGCCAGCGTTCCGCCGTCCCGCGCCGGATCCGCCTCGGCTATTTCCGAGACCGCCTACGAAATCGGATCCGTCCTGGGCACGGCGGTGCTGGGCAGTATCCTGACCGCTACCTACCGCAGCGGCGTCTCCGTTCCGGCCGGGCTGGATCCCGAACAGGCTGCTTCGGCCGGGGAGACCCTCGGCGGGGCGGTGGAGGCTGCCCGCGGCCTGCCTGCCGAGACGGGATCGGCGCTGCTGCATTCCGCGCAGGCCGCTTTCGATTCCGGCGTCAACATCACCTCGCTGATCGGCGTGGTCACCATGGTGCTGGCCGCCATTGGGGCTGCGGTGCTGCTGCGCCGGGTTCCGGCCCACCGCTAG
- a CDS encoding TIGR04086 family membrane protein, whose amino-acid sequence MSTEPGNTNASNTGRGASEGGPFRDRSDRPAPVDNSQAVPVDGHREDTATRAMDTDAAALHTSGRRSGSHAAEPAAGYVDDDAANRPTSASDSRSDSEDTRTRVAPVAAGSTGTDGTGEHRGATSVSAVRDHRDADTDRDADRDNGRNEKHDGDVVRTSNRRHDDRDAEHTRGAALPNREALLAREKERFGGFKFGAAFFGWLTATGMVVLLSALAAAIGAAVGLSAETNLGQALESAAANQSAGIIGAIIMLLVLLLSYFAGGYVAGRMARFNGAKQGLAVWLWALVAAAVVIILGLIFGSDIRSISQLNSVAPLPENLEGVDAGTWIAVAASLVATLLGAILGGLAGMRYHRRIDRADFRTEETTVR is encoded by the coding sequence ATGAGCACCGAACCAGGGAACACAAACGCTTCCAACACCGGACGCGGCGCCTCTGAGGGCGGCCCGTTCCGGGACCGGTCCGACCGGCCGGCACCCGTTGACAACAGCCAGGCCGTTCCCGTGGACGGACACCGGGAGGACACCGCCACCCGGGCCATGGACACCGACGCCGCTGCGCTGCACACCTCCGGCCGGCGCTCGGGCAGCCATGCTGCCGAACCCGCCGCTGGCTACGTCGACGACGACGCTGCCAACCGCCCGACGTCGGCCTCCGATTCCCGTTCGGACTCCGAAGATACGCGCACCCGGGTCGCACCGGTCGCCGCAGGTTCGACGGGCACGGACGGCACCGGTGAACACCGGGGCGCTACGTCGGTATCCGCCGTGCGCGACCACCGTGATGCAGACACCGACCGCGACGCGGACCGTGACAATGGCCGGAACGAGAAGCATGACGGCGACGTCGTGCGGACCAGCAACCGCCGGCACGATGACCGGGACGCTGAGCACACCCGCGGGGCAGCCCTGCCCAACCGCGAGGCACTGCTCGCCCGGGAAAAGGAACGCTTCGGCGGCTTCAAGTTCGGCGCAGCGTTCTTCGGCTGGCTGACCGCTACGGGCATGGTGGTGCTGCTTTCGGCACTCGCCGCGGCCATCGGTGCCGCCGTGGGCCTCTCGGCGGAAACCAACCTGGGCCAGGCCCTGGAATCCGCCGCAGCCAACCAGTCCGCCGGCATCATCGGCGCGATCATCATGCTCCTGGTCCTGCTGCTCTCCTACTTTGCCGGCGGGTACGTCGCCGGCCGCATGGCCCGCTTCAACGGTGCCAAGCAGGGTCTGGCCGTCTGGCTGTGGGCACTGGTGGCGGCCGCCGTCGTCATCATCCTGGGCCTGATCTTCGGCAGCGACATCCGCAGCATCAGCCAGCTCAACTCGGTTGCCCCGCTGCCGGAAAACCTCGAAGGCGTGGACGCCGGTACCTGGATTGCCGTCGCCGCGAGCCTTGTTGCCACGCTGCTCGGCGCCATCCTGGGCGGCCTGGCCGGTATGCGTTACCACCGTCGTATTGACCGTGCGGACTTCCGCACGGAGGAGACCACCGTCCGCTAA
- a CDS encoding S10 family peptidase: MVSQEHPESPVRPGPDANPAPDVTDDFAVRRHTLPSGLAYTTTAGRMVFRKEEVRDGKSDGFLPKAEIFVVAYTADAPETGPNRRPVVFAFNGGPGSSSVWLHMGLLGPRMVDSGDAGTLTPPPFGLVDNPQTLLEHADLVLIDPVNTGFSRVVDGNDAAEFHGFEEDRDLVAEVIRLWTTRNNRWLSPKYLVGESYGTLRAVAVAGKLFDAYGLAVNGLGLISTVLNLATLDFAPGRDTPYALHLPTYAAIAHFHGRHPGRELADVVREAEEYASRDYGYALTQGARLGAGELDDVVTRLAAITTLSEGFIRRTNLRWDYAMFSAELLRDQNLAVGRIDGRFTAAPAHQQDWINWDDPSLVAINGPYSAAINHYLRAELGYENDLPYEILTGRVQPWSYKAFEGVPVDVTGTLERLLVHNPGLRVHVDYGYYDGATPHFAAEYVWAHMRLSEEARSRFTHHYYEAGHMMYVKPECRADQLRNLAEFVTGA, from the coding sequence ATGGTCTCCCAGGAACATCCCGAATCCCCCGTCCGCCCCGGCCCGGATGCGAACCCCGCACCGGACGTCACCGATGACTTTGCGGTGCGGCGGCATACCCTGCCCTCGGGTCTGGCGTACACCACCACCGCCGGCCGGATGGTGTTCCGCAAGGAAGAAGTCCGCGACGGGAAGTCGGACGGGTTCCTGCCCAAGGCGGAGATCTTCGTGGTTGCCTACACCGCTGATGCCCCGGAGACCGGCCCCAACCGCCGCCCCGTGGTGTTCGCCTTCAACGGCGGGCCGGGGTCCTCGTCCGTGTGGCTGCACATGGGGCTGCTGGGCCCGCGAATGGTGGACTCGGGCGACGCCGGCACGCTGACCCCTCCCCCGTTCGGCCTGGTCGACAACCCGCAGACCCTGCTGGAACACGCGGACCTGGTGCTGATCGACCCCGTGAACACCGGTTTCTCCCGCGTGGTGGACGGCAATGACGCCGCCGAGTTCCACGGGTTCGAGGAGGACCGGGACCTGGTGGCCGAAGTGATCCGGCTCTGGACCACGCGCAACAACCGCTGGCTGAGCCCGAAGTACCTGGTGGGCGAGTCCTACGGCACCCTGCGCGCGGTGGCCGTGGCCGGCAAGCTGTTCGACGCCTACGGCCTGGCCGTCAACGGACTGGGCCTGATCTCCACGGTGCTGAACCTGGCCACCCTGGATTTCGCACCCGGACGGGACACCCCCTACGCCCTGCATCTGCCCACCTACGCCGCCATCGCGCATTTCCACGGCCGGCACCCGGGACGCGAGCTGGCCGACGTCGTCCGCGAAGCCGAAGAGTACGCCTCCCGTGACTACGGCTACGCACTGACCCAGGGTGCCCGGCTGGGCGCAGGGGAACTCGACGACGTCGTTACCCGCCTGGCTGCGATCACCACCCTGAGCGAGGGCTTTATCCGCCGGACCAACCTGCGCTGGGACTACGCCATGTTCTCCGCGGAGCTGCTCCGGGACCAGAACCTGGCGGTGGGGCGCATTGACGGCCGGTTCACCGCGGCGCCGGCGCACCAGCAGGACTGGATCAACTGGGATGACCCCAGCCTGGTGGCCATCAACGGACCGTACTCCGCGGCCATCAACCACTATCTCCGCGCGGAACTCGGCTACGAGAACGATCTCCCGTACGAAATCCTCACCGGCCGGGTCCAGCCGTGGAGCTACAAGGCCTTCGAGGGTGTGCCCGTGGACGTCACCGGCACCCTGGAACGGCTGCTGGTGCATAACCCGGGCCTGCGGGTGCACGTGGATTACGGCTATTACGACGGCGCCACGCCGCATTTCGCCGCGGAGTACGTGTGGGCACACATGCGGCTGAGCGAGGAAGCACGGTCCCGGTTCACGCACCATTACTACGAGGCCGGGCACATGATGTACGTGAAGCCCGAATGCCGGGCGGACCAGCTGCGGAACCTGGCGGAGTTTGTGACTGGAGCCTAG
- a CDS encoding universal stress protein, giving the protein MTEGTRKRIVVGVDGSEESLEALRLARRLADLLDCRIDAITVWEFPAMLATPFPTADWSPRVEAERGLAEAVEAAFAGEGTPGDLTQSAVAGQTAGVLMDASRGAEMLVVGNRGRGGFAGLLLGSVSTTVAAHAYCPVLIARPHRD; this is encoded by the coding sequence ATGACTGAGGGAACCCGGAAACGGATTGTGGTCGGAGTCGATGGCTCAGAGGAGTCGCTGGAGGCGCTTCGCCTCGCCCGTCGGCTGGCGGACCTGCTGGACTGCCGTATTGATGCCATCACGGTGTGGGAGTTTCCGGCAATGCTGGCCACGCCGTTTCCCACCGCCGATTGGTCGCCGCGGGTGGAAGCCGAGCGAGGCCTGGCCGAGGCGGTGGAAGCAGCCTTCGCAGGGGAGGGCACTCCTGGGGATCTGACCCAGTCAGCGGTGGCCGGGCAGACCGCCGGGGTGCTGATGGATGCCAGCCGCGGGGCGGAGATGCTGGTGGTGGGCAACCGCGGCCGCGGCGGTTTTGCCGGGCTGCTGCTCGGTTCCGTCAGTACCACTGTGGCCGCGCATGCCTACTGCCCGGTGCTGATCGCCCGGCCGCACCGGGATTAA
- the rraA gene encoding ribonuclease E activity regulator RraA, giving the protein MKTSTADLFDERGDELASVSLQFQDLGGQVGFTGPIRTVRCLEDNGIIKSLLNSPGEGAVLVIDGAGSLNTALMGDLIAGAAVDNGWAGVVINGAIRDRAAVAKLPLGVKALGSNPRKSAKNSVGEVDVPVEFGGVTFRPGAVLYADEDGILVEP; this is encoded by the coding sequence ATGAAAACGAGCACAGCTGACCTTTTCGACGAACGCGGCGACGAGCTGGCGTCGGTGTCCCTGCAGTTCCAGGACCTGGGCGGGCAGGTGGGCTTCACCGGCCCGATCCGCACCGTCCGCTGCCTGGAGGACAACGGCATTATCAAGTCCCTGCTGAACTCCCCCGGCGAGGGGGCGGTCCTGGTGATCGACGGCGCCGGGTCACTGAACACCGCGTTGATGGGGGACCTGATTGCCGGGGCTGCCGTGGACAACGGCTGGGCCGGCGTCGTTATCAACGGAGCCATCCGTGACCGCGCCGCCGTCGCCAAGCTGCCGCTGGGAGTGAAGGCGCTGGGCTCGAATCCGCGCAAGAGCGCGAAAAACTCTGTCGGCGAGGTGGATGTGCCCGTAGAGTTCGGCGGCGTCACCTTCCGTCCGGGTGCGGTGCTCTACGCCGACGAGGACGGGATCCTCGTCGAACCCTAG
- a CDS encoding manganese catalase family protein: MFFHKQELQFKATPDKPDAVFARKLQEALGGQYGEITVAMQYGFQSWNAHIPGKYRDLLYGIAAEEMGHVEMLAVMIAQLLEKAPLGITGDAVQDDPTVAAVVGGMDVQHAIVAGAGARPVDSNGNPWTGGYITASGNMLADFTSNANIEMQGRLAVARLYHMTDDHGVRDLLAFLLARDTMHQNQWTTAALELQAENMEQLPVPSNFPLNKEHREVSYQYLNFSDGEHAKEGSWAKGPAPDGKGEFSYHDGPTTRAPMPPPTRPDARFYGTTDVPNPVEKAAGAAQDKLKKE, encoded by the coding sequence ATGTTTTTCCACAAACAGGAACTCCAGTTCAAAGCCACCCCGGATAAGCCGGATGCCGTATTCGCCCGGAAGCTGCAGGAGGCCCTGGGCGGACAGTACGGCGAAATCACGGTAGCCATGCAGTACGGATTCCAATCCTGGAATGCGCACATCCCGGGCAAATACCGGGACCTGCTGTACGGCATTGCTGCCGAGGAAATGGGCCACGTCGAAATGCTGGCCGTCATGATTGCGCAGCTGCTGGAAAAGGCCCCGCTGGGGATTACCGGCGACGCCGTCCAGGACGATCCCACCGTTGCAGCAGTGGTGGGCGGCATGGATGTACAGCACGCCATCGTCGCCGGTGCCGGTGCCCGCCCCGTGGACAGCAACGGCAACCCCTGGACCGGCGGGTACATTACGGCCAGCGGCAACATGCTGGCGGACTTTACGTCCAACGCCAACATTGAAATGCAGGGCCGTCTCGCCGTCGCCCGGCTTTACCACATGACCGATGACCACGGGGTGCGGGACCTGCTGGCGTTCCTGCTGGCCCGGGACACCATGCACCAGAACCAGTGGACCACCGCGGCCCTGGAACTTCAGGCGGAGAACATGGAACAGCTACCGGTACCCAGCAACTTCCCGCTCAACAAGGAACACCGCGAGGTGTCCTACCAGTACCTGAACTTCTCCGACGGGGAGCATGCGAAGGAAGGCTCCTGGGCCAAGGGACCCGCCCCGGACGGGAAGGGCGAGTTCAGTTACCACGACGGTCCCACCACCCGGGCCCCCATGCCGCCCCCCACCCGCCCGGACGCACGGTTCTACGGCACCACCGATGTGCCCAACCCCGTGGAGAAGGCAGCAGGGGCTGCGCAGGACAAGCTGAAGAAGGAATAG
- a CDS encoding TetR/AcrR family transcriptional regulator, translating to MSNSRPARDRILDAYEELLINEGPRGATLDAVVARAEVSKGGLLYHFKNKEAMAGALIEKLRGLAATDLQTMREDPEGPARYLVRSSVYVGSELDRALIGVVRLAQASDPVASDLLQEIHRSWFDLVHDEVGDPGIARAITLLADGLYYNEGLPGGWPQATRDSSPHSVTDLLEIVDVLKSHARQTRT from the coding sequence ATGTCCAACTCTCGCCCCGCCCGGGACCGCATCCTCGACGCCTATGAGGAACTGCTCATCAACGAAGGCCCCCGCGGCGCCACCCTCGACGCCGTCGTCGCGCGTGCCGAGGTTTCCAAAGGCGGCCTGCTCTATCACTTCAAAAACAAGGAAGCGATGGCCGGTGCACTGATCGAAAAGCTCCGCGGCCTCGCTGCCACCGACCTGCAGACCATGCGCGAGGACCCCGAAGGCCCCGCCCGGTACCTGGTCCGCAGTTCCGTGTATGTGGGCAGCGAGCTGGACCGTGCCCTGATCGGCGTCGTCCGCCTGGCCCAGGCCTCGGACCCCGTGGCGTCGGACCTGCTGCAGGAGATCCACCGCAGCTGGTTCGATCTGGTCCATGACGAGGTGGGCGATCCCGGCATTGCCCGCGCCATCACCCTGCTGGCAGACGGGCTGTACTACAACGAGGGCCTCCCCGGCGGCTGGCCGCAGGCCACCCGCGACAGCAGCCCGCACTCGGTGACGGACCTGCTGGAAATCGTGGACGTGCTGAAGTCCCACGCCCGGCAGACACGCACGTAA
- a CDS encoding dienelactone hydrolase family protein, translating into MANVLLFHHALGLTSGMDAFAEVLREAGHTVTVPDLYDGRTFTDLEDGVAYAQEIGMDTIEELGVSIANRFPAEMVYIGFSLGVIPAQRLAQTRPGARGAVLVSGCIPLGAFADTWPAGVPVQIHGMDADEEFVDSGDLDAAENLAASTPDAELFLYMGASHLFADISQPDYDMDAAFTLTRLVLRLLERADKPA; encoded by the coding sequence ATGGCCAACGTCCTGCTCTTCCACCACGCGCTCGGCCTGACCTCCGGCATGGATGCCTTCGCCGAGGTCCTGCGCGAAGCGGGCCACACGGTGACGGTGCCCGATCTCTATGACGGGCGGACCTTCACCGATCTGGAGGACGGGGTGGCCTATGCCCAGGAGATCGGCATGGACACCATCGAAGAACTGGGCGTCAGTATTGCGAACCGGTTCCCTGCGGAAATGGTCTATATCGGCTTCTCGCTCGGTGTGATCCCGGCGCAGCGGCTGGCGCAGACCCGGCCCGGCGCCCGTGGCGCGGTGCTGGTCAGCGGCTGCATCCCGCTTGGCGCCTTCGCCGACACGTGGCCCGCCGGGGTACCGGTGCAGATCCACGGCATGGACGCGGATGAGGAATTCGTGGACAGCGGGGATCTGGACGCGGCCGAGAATCTGGCCGCGTCCACACCGGATGCGGAGCTCTTCCTCTATATGGGAGCGTCACACCTGTTCGCGGACATCAGCCAGCCGGATTACGACATGGACGCCGCGTTCACCCTCACCCGACTGGTGCTGCGGCTGCTGGAGCGGGCCGACAAACCCGCTTAG
- a CDS encoding HpcH/HpaI aldolase/citrate lyase family protein produces MAPFRNSRAAALPAKLSRSWLLASAADEANFAPALASEADSVVFDMEDAVPAGGKAEARERVVEALSTGMTAWVRVNGIETDYWADDLAALSKAPGLRGVMLAMTEKPEQVTHTAMRLQAGTPVLALVESALGIENATAIASAPGTFRLAFGVGDFRRDTGASDDPMALAYARSKLVVASRVGQLPGPIDGPTVGALGEKLLDACKVTQSMGMTGKLCLMPEATDFINQGLSPSESEITWAHELLEAHAAGAVVGDGSYLPRLARAQKISSLADSYGLWNA; encoded by the coding sequence ATGGCCCCCTTCCGAAACAGCCGCGCTGCTGCCCTCCCCGCCAAACTGTCCCGCTCCTGGCTGCTGGCCTCCGCCGCAGATGAAGCGAATTTTGCACCGGCGCTGGCGTCCGAGGCCGATTCGGTGGTCTTCGACATGGAGGATGCCGTTCCCGCCGGCGGCAAGGCCGAAGCCCGCGAACGCGTCGTCGAGGCCCTCTCCACCGGCATGACCGCCTGGGTGCGCGTCAACGGCATCGAAACCGACTACTGGGCCGACGACCTCGCCGCCCTCTCGAAGGCCCCGGGCCTGCGCGGCGTGATGCTCGCGATGACCGAAAAGCCCGAGCAGGTCACCCACACGGCCATGCGGCTGCAGGCCGGCACCCCGGTGCTGGCCCTGGTGGAATCCGCCCTCGGCATTGAAAACGCCACCGCCATTGCCAGTGCACCGGGCACGTTCCGGCTCGCCTTCGGCGTCGGCGATTTCCGCCGCGACACCGGCGCCTCGGACGATCCGATGGCGCTGGCCTACGCCCGCTCCAAGCTCGTGGTCGCCTCCCGCGTCGGCCAGCTGCCCGGCCCGATCGACGGTCCCACCGTCGGCGCGCTCGGGGAAAAGCTGCTGGACGCCTGCAAGGTCACCCAGAGCATGGGCATGACCGGCAAGCTGTGCCTGATGCCCGAGGCCACGGACTTCATCAACCAGGGACTCTCGCCGAGCGAATCCGAAATCACCTGGGCCCACGAGCTGCTGGAAGCGCATGCCGCCGGCGCCGTGGTGGGCGACGGCTCCTACCTGCCGCGCCTGGCCCGCGCCCAGAAGATCTCCTCGCTGGCGGACTCCTACGGACTCTGGAACGCCTAA
- a CDS encoding DUF456 domain-containing protein, translating to MDPDLLVTIAAALVIAVGLIGIVVPVLPGSILIIIAMLGWALGVQSAPAWWAFGIGAVLLIAGMLSSALLTGRRLKEREIPKRSIVAGVGVGIVGMFTIPAVGLFIGFAVGLLLSEWLRKRDLPTAWSSSVATLKAMGLGILAELALALTAGGLWGGAVWLHFATR from the coding sequence ATGGATCCCGACCTTCTTGTAACCATTGCCGCAGCCCTGGTCATCGCCGTGGGTCTGATCGGCATTGTGGTGCCCGTGCTGCCGGGCAGCATCCTGATCATCATTGCCATGCTGGGCTGGGCCCTGGGGGTGCAAAGCGCGCCTGCCTGGTGGGCCTTCGGCATCGGCGCGGTCCTCCTGATCGCCGGAATGCTCTCCAGCGCGCTCCTCACCGGACGGCGGCTCAAGGAACGGGAAATCCCCAAGCGCTCCATTGTGGCCGGTGTGGGCGTGGGCATCGTCGGCATGTTCACCATTCCCGCCGTCGGCCTGTTCATCGGATTCGCCGTCGGCCTGCTGCTCAGCGAGTGGCTCCGCAAGCGGGACCTGCCCACCGCCTGGTCCTCCAGCGTGGCCACCCTGAAGGCGATGGGCCTCGGGATCCTGGCGGAGCTCGCGCTGGCATTGACCGCAGGAGGTCTCTGGGGCGGAGCCGTCTGGCTCCATTTCGCCACCCGGTAA